From Candoia aspera isolate rCanAsp1 chromosome 4, rCanAsp1.hap2, whole genome shotgun sequence, a single genomic window includes:
- the CHMP2A gene encoding charged multivesicular body protein 2a, whose amino-acid sequence MDLLFGRRKTPEEMLRQNQRALNRAMRELDRERQKLEAQEKKIIADIKKMAKQGQMDAVKIMAKDLVRTRRYVKKFIMMRANIQAVSLKIQTLKSNNSMAQAMKGVTKAMATMNRQLKLPQIQKIMMEFEKQSEIMDMKEEMMNDAIDDAMGDEEDEEESDAVVSQVLDELGLTLTDELSNLPSTGGSLSVAGGKKAEASAALADADADLEERLKNLRRD is encoded by the exons ATGGATCTTCTGTTTGGGCGCCGGAAGACCCCAGAGGAGATGCTGCGGCAAAATCAGCGGGCTCTGAACCGTGCCATGCGAGAATTAGACCGGGAACGGCAGAAGCTGGAGGCCCAGGAGAAAAAGATCATTGCTGACATCAAGAAAATGGCCAAGCAAGGGCAGATG GATGCTGTGAAAATCATGGCTAAAGATCTGGTGCGGACAAGGCGCTATGTCAAGAAGTTCATCATGATGCGGGCTAACATCCAGGCAGTGTCCCTTAAAATACAGACACTCAAGTCTAACAACTCCATGGCTCAGGCAATGAAAGGTGTCACCAAAGCCATGGCTACCATGAACAGACAG CTCAAGTTGCCTCAGATCCAGAAAATCATGATGGAGTTTGAAAAGCAGTCAGAGATCATGGATATGAAGGAAGAGATGATGAATGATGCTATTGATGATGCAATGGGAGATGAAGAGGATGAGGAGGAAAG TGATGCTGTTGTCTCCCAGGTGTTGGATGAGCTAGGTCTGACGCTGACAGATGAGCTGTCAA ATTTGCCTTCCACTGGTGGGTCTCTGAGCGTGGCAGGAGGAAAGAAAGCGGAAGCCTCAGCAGCTCTCGCTGATGCAGATGCTGATTTGGAGGAGCGGTTAAAAAACCTACGTCGAGACTAG